One Campylobacter concisus DNA segment encodes these proteins:
- a CDS encoding peptidase U32 family protein, translating to MLKKPELLSPAGNLTKLKIALEYGADAVYGSVASFSLRTRSAREFNLETFKEAIDYTHEKGKKFYATINAFPFNSQIEPLKRHLQTISAMKPDAFIIATPGVMSLAKEIAPDIEIHLSTQANVMNVLDAKIYHDMGAKRIVVAREMNLKDVIKIKEEIPTLDIEIFVHGSMCFAYSGRCLVSSVQSGRMSNRGSCANDCRFKYELYAKNEESGVLFRLEEDENGTHIMNSKDLCLISHIKEIVGSGVIDSFKIEGRTKSEYYAACTARAYKMAIDDAMDDKFDAQIYENEINTLKNRGFTDGYLVHRPYERTDTQNHTSSLEEGTHQVNAISEDGEFFKCKYKIFPDKSYEIVAPTGSHIDDSENEISKVYSQDGKKFIKFKQLITKKGKVMSEIHSGNENEINLSVKLPKFSFLREKI from the coding sequence GTGCTAAAAAAGCCTGAGCTTTTATCTCCAGCTGGAAATTTAACAAAACTTAAAATCGCCCTTGAATACGGAGCCGACGCTGTTTATGGTTCGGTGGCTAGCTTTTCGCTAAGGACTAGATCGGCAAGGGAGTTTAACCTTGAAACATTCAAAGAGGCGATAGACTACACACACGAAAAGGGAAAGAAATTTTATGCGACCATAAATGCCTTTCCTTTCAACTCTCAGATAGAGCCGCTAAAAAGGCACCTGCAAACCATCTCGGCGATGAAGCCAGACGCCTTTATCATCGCAACTCCAGGTGTCATGAGCCTAGCAAAAGAGATCGCTCCAGATATCGAGATACACCTATCAACTCAGGCAAACGTTATGAACGTTTTGGACGCCAAAATTTATCACGACATGGGCGCAAAACGCATCGTCGTGGCACGCGAGATGAATTTAAAAGATGTTATAAAGATAAAAGAGGAAATTCCAACCCTTGACATTGAAATTTTCGTCCATGGCTCGATGTGCTTTGCCTACTCTGGCAGGTGCCTAGTAAGCTCAGTGCAAAGCGGACGTATGTCAAACCGCGGCAGCTGCGCAAATGACTGCAGATTTAAGTATGAACTCTACGCCAAAAATGAAGAGAGCGGCGTGCTTTTCCGCCTAGAAGAGGACGAAAACGGCACTCACATCATGAACTCAAAAGATCTTTGCCTCATCTCACACATCAAAGAGATCGTTGGTAGCGGTGTCATTGACAGCTTTAAGATAGAGGGCCGCACAAAGAGCGAGTACTACGCAGCCTGCACGGCAAGAGCCTATAAAATGGCGATAGATGATGCCATGGATGATAAATTTGACGCGCAAATTTATGAAAATGAGATAAATACGCTGAAAAATCGCGGTTTTACGGACGGCTACTTGGTGCATAGACCTTATGAGCGAACCGATACGCAAAATCACACGAGCAGCCTAGAAGAGGGCACTCATCAGGTAAATGCTATAAGTGAAGACGGTGAGTTTTTTAAGTGCAAGTATAAAATTTTCCCAGATAAGAGCTACGAGATCGTGGCGCCAACTGGCTCACACATAGATGATAGTGAAAATGAAATTTCAAAGGTCTATTCACAAGATGGCAAGAAATTTATCAAATTTAAACAGCTCATCACCAAAAAAGGCAAGGTCATGAGTGAAATTCATAGTGGCAATGAAAATGAGATAAATCTCAGCGTTAAGCTGCCAAAATTTAGTTTTTTAAGGGAGAAGATATGA
- a CDS encoding LysE/ArgO family amino acid transporter, which produces MQAFISGFFTSLSLILAIGAQNAFVLKQGIKRENIFIICLICAISDAVLIFAGVFGLGSLVQNFPIIKQITLYGGFLFLLFYALKSFHSCFFKDLRMDTSSDYARSNLKKNILLTLAFTWLNPHVYLDTMILIGSVSTKFKDENLIFGVGASLASFCFFFALGYLARFLAPIFARPISWKILEFFVGLIMLALAFMLVFASF; this is translated from the coding sequence TTGCAAGCATTTATATCTGGATTTTTCACCTCTTTATCGCTCATTTTAGCCATTGGCGCGCAAAACGCATTTGTGCTAAAACAGGGCATCAAAAGAGAAAATATCTTTATCATCTGCCTTATTTGCGCTATTAGCGACGCTGTCTTGATCTTTGCGGGAGTTTTTGGGCTTGGCAGCCTCGTGCAAAACTTCCCCATCATCAAGCAAATAACCCTATATGGCGGCTTCTTATTTTTGCTATTTTACGCGCTAAAGAGCTTTCACTCATGCTTTTTCAAGGATCTTCGCATGGATACGAGCAGCGATTATGCCAGATCAAATTTAAAGAAAAATATCCTTTTAACTCTCGCATTTACTTGGTTAAATCCTCACGTCTATCTTGACACGATGATACTAATAGGCTCGGTTTCGACTAAATTTAAAGATGAAAATTTGATATTTGGCGTGGGTGCTAGCCTTGCTTCATTTTGCTTTTTCTTCGCACTTGGCTATCTGGCTAGGTTTTTAGCACCCATCTTTGCAAGGCCTATCTCTTGGAAAATTTTAGAGTTTTTTGTCGGCCTCATCATGCTCGCCCTTGCTTTCATGCTCGTTTTTGCTAGCTTCTAG
- a CDS encoding chemotaxis protein, whose product MTQEELDALMAGGLEDDLGDTKDASQEVADVKEDIDEVAEVAEAMSAKADEPQAKSESSSKQSENYRVSADGVWPPPPPTEDHKMVHQLDDVTRDSEEKATQMFDKLETINNFFMDAESDSNSLKDAINSNVELFTTLSEKFPNIAAFSEALEKNNSLLGTIDNIISNLQMGQDEIMMAMDMMQYQDIHRQKIERVINVMRALSKYMNTLFEGRIDDDKRVGSAVHIAGDTTTENLVSNDDIEALIESLGKK is encoded by the coding sequence ATGACCCAAGAGGAACTTGACGCGCTTATGGCGGGCGGATTAGAGGATGATTTAGGTGATACTAAAGATGCCAGCCAAGAGGTCGCGGACGTCAAAGAGGATATAGACGAGGTAGCAGAAGTTGCAGAGGCAATGAGTGCTAAAGCAGATGAGCCACAAGCAAAGTCAGAGAGTAGCTCAAAACAGAGCGAAAACTACAGAGTGAGTGCGGACGGCGTTTGGCCACCACCACCACCGACTGAAGACCATAAAATGGTACATCAGCTTGACGATGTGACAAGAGATAGCGAAGAGAAAGCTACTCAGATGTTTGACAAGCTTGAGACTATAAATAACTTTTTTATGGACGCTGAGAGCGACTCAAATAGCCTAAAAGACGCGATAAACTCAAACGTTGAGCTATTTACGACACTAAGTGAGAAATTTCCAAATATCGCTGCATTTAGCGAAGCTTTAGAGAAAAATAACTCGCTTCTTGGCACGATAGATAATATCATCTCAAATTTACAAATGGGACAAGATGAGATCATGATGGCTATGGATATGATGCAGTATCAAGACATCCACAGACAAAAGATAGAGCGTGTTATCAACGTTATGAGGGCGCTTAGCAAATATATGAATACATTGTTTGAAGGTCGTATCGATGATGATAAGCGCGTGGGATCTGCTGTTCATATCGCTGGTGATACAACGACTGAAAACCTTGTCAGCAACGATGACATCGAAGCCTTGATAGAAAGTCTAGGTAAAAAATAG
- a CDS encoding DNA polymerase III subunit gamma/tau, protein MQALALKYRPKNFDELIGQEAVSKSLTHALDENRVSHAYLFSGLRGSGKTSSARIFAKALVCEKGPTSRPCEVCAQCVMANESRHMDIIEMDAASHRKIDDIRELIEQTKYAPTAARYKIFIIDEVHMLTKEAFNALLKTLEEPPSYVKFILATTDPLKLPTTVLSRTQHFRFKQISRYEIVKHLEFILSKEGVSYEREALEILARSGGGSLRDTLTLLDQAIIYSAGNITKSSVAAMLGLLDPSRIEQIIEHVANADKNAIRVLVTELETYEPEMIIDEILANLKQRFLDNDPKFSLLIYERFFRILAQAKSMLSVSSDNGFVLMLMLFMMIEALNLQDIDEAIKLAKSEPSVTLEPKAGVSEQILAIKEAPKTPYEQFVAKIYDRSFELGEIFKNHISFSFLNENELGLVVNATGDELAFFKKSWGVMHEILHTIFGKKIKIVNAKTQIPAAKPEPQTKPQEPQDKYSYLDEEIAKIKARQKDEQKDEPVKEPVVARQTEVNALSQPQNDFAKELMSLSQSKSPEELKKQREEGVIKEANRLFGQPEVQNS, encoded by the coding sequence TTGCAAGCACTAGCCCTAAAATATCGACCAAAAAATTTTGACGAGCTCATCGGACAAGAAGCCGTAAGCAAGAGCCTAACCCACGCACTTGATGAGAACAGAGTGAGCCATGCTTATTTGTTTTCAGGCCTTAGGGGAAGCGGCAAGACATCGAGCGCTAGGATATTTGCAAAGGCTTTGGTCTGCGAGAAAGGGCCAACTTCTAGGCCTTGCGAGGTCTGCGCGCAGTGCGTGATGGCAAATGAGTCGCGCCACATGGACATCATCGAGATGGACGCAGCTAGCCACAGAAAGATCGACGACATAAGAGAACTCATCGAGCAGACAAAGTACGCTCCTACGGCTGCTAGATATAAAATTTTCATCATCGACGAAGTGCATATGCTAACAAAAGAGGCGTTTAATGCCCTCCTTAAAACGCTTGAAGAGCCGCCAAGCTACGTTAAATTTATCCTTGCAACTACCGACCCGCTTAAGCTTCCAACGACGGTGCTTTCAAGGACGCAGCATTTTAGATTTAAGCAGATAAGCAGATATGAGATCGTAAAACATCTTGAATTTATCCTTAGCAAAGAGGGCGTGAGCTACGAGAGGGAGGCGCTTGAGATACTAGCTAGAAGCGGCGGCGGCTCGCTAAGAGATACGCTAACGCTGCTTGATCAAGCTATCATTTATAGCGCTGGCAATATCACAAAATCAAGCGTGGCAGCGATGCTCGGACTTCTTGATCCAAGTAGGATCGAGCAGATCATCGAGCACGTCGCAAATGCCGATAAAAACGCCATTAGAGTGCTTGTGACCGAGCTTGAGACCTATGAGCCAGAGATGATCATAGATGAAATTTTGGCAAATTTAAAGCAGAGATTTTTAGACAACGACCCAAAATTTTCGCTTCTTATATATGAGAGATTTTTTAGGATTTTGGCGCAGGCAAAGTCGATGCTAAGCGTATCAAGTGACAACGGCTTTGTATTGATGCTTATGCTTTTTATGATGATAGAGGCGCTAAATCTGCAAGATATCGATGAAGCGATAAAGCTTGCTAAAAGCGAGCCTAGCGTGACCCTGGAGCCAAAAGCTGGTGTGAGTGAGCAAATTTTAGCCATAAAAGAGGCGCCAAAGACGCCATACGAGCAGTTTGTGGCAAAAATTTATGATAGAAGCTTTGAGCTTGGAGAAATTTTTAAAAATCACATAAGTTTTAGCTTTTTAAATGAAAATGAGCTTGGCTTGGTCGTCAATGCAACTGGCGATGAGCTCGCGTTTTTCAAAAAAAGCTGGGGCGTAATGCATGAAATTTTACATACAATTTTTGGTAAAAAGATCAAGATTGTAAATGCCAAAACACAAATTCCTGCCGCAAAGCCTGAGCCTCAAACTAAACCACAAGAGCCACAGGATAAATATAGCTACCTTGACGAGGAGATCGCCAAGATAAAGGCTAGGCAGAAAGACGAGCAAAAAGATGAGCCAGTAAAAGAGCCTGTTGTGGCACGACAAACCGAGGTAAATGCGCTATCTCAGCCACAAAATGACTTTGCAAAAGAGCTGATGTCGCTAAGTCAGAGCAAGAGCCCAGAAGAGCTTAAAAAGCAAAGAGAAGAGGGTGTGATAAAAGAGGCAAATAGGCTCTTTGGACAGCCTGAAGTGCAAAATAGCTAG
- a CDS encoding histidinol-phosphatase, with amino-acid sequence MTVDLHNHTPLCNHAVGEPLEFVRCAIKAGTRYFGFSDHAPMNYDEAYRMKFEEMQSYEDEILRLREEFSGEIEILLGYEMDFLDGFMDERVFARKVDYLIGSVHFFNGWAFDNPEFIGDYEGKDLDQIWQEYFDHIERSARLGKFDIMGHIDLLKLFKFLPKKDVRILAKNAIKAIKEANLVVEINAAGFRKPIGEQYPSVNLLELIAENDITITFGSDAHAKEDIGKNGEICEQIARNLGYSKCAIFKNRDRELVKF; translated from the coding sequence ATGACCGTCGATCTTCACAACCACACACCGCTTTGCAACCACGCAGTTGGCGAACCGCTAGAATTTGTGAGATGCGCCATAAAAGCTGGCACAAGATACTTTGGCTTTAGCGATCATGCACCGATGAACTACGATGAAGCTTATAGAATGAAATTTGAAGAGATGCAAAGCTACGAAGACGAAATTTTACGTTTAAGAGAGGAATTTAGCGGTGAGATAGAAATTTTACTTGGCTACGAGATGGACTTTTTAGATGGCTTTATGGATGAGCGAGTTTTTGCTAGAAAGGTTGATTATCTAATAGGCTCTGTGCATTTTTTTAACGGCTGGGCGTTTGACAACCCTGAATTTATCGGCGATTACGAGGGCAAAGACTTGGATCAAATTTGGCAAGAGTATTTTGACCACATAGAAAGGTCAGCTAGGCTTGGTAAATTTGACATCATGGGGCACATCGATCTTTTAAAGCTATTTAAATTTTTACCAAAAAAAGATGTCAGGATCCTAGCCAAAAACGCGATAAAAGCGATAAAAGAGGCAAATTTAGTAGTTGAGATAAACGCAGCTGGTTTTAGAAAGCCTATCGGCGAGCAATATCCAAGCGTAAATTTACTTGAGCTAATTGCCGAAAATGACATAACCATCACCTTTGGCTCAGACGCTCACGCCAAAGAAGATATCGGCAAAAACGGCGAAATTTGCGAGCAGATAGCTAGAAATTTGGGATATTCAAAGTGTGCGATATTTAAAAATAGAGATAGAGAATTAGTAAAATTTTAG
- the ccoS gene encoding cbb3-type cytochrome oxidase assembly protein CcoS, with the protein MDTTTLAMLVFISVLMGAALLFGVLWGIKNRQFEDYRKFLDGANLDGEDALNEAYQLELRKKEALKKRLEASKNEHESKGEHDEADKKL; encoded by the coding sequence GTGGATACAACGACTCTTGCGATGCTTGTTTTTATCTCTGTTTTGATGGGGGCGGCCCTGCTTTTTGGCGTGCTTTGGGGGATAAAAAATAGGCAGTTTGAAGACTACCGCAAATTTTTAGACGGAGCAAATTTAGATGGCGAAGACGCGCTAAATGAAGCCTACCAGCTCGAACTTCGCAAAAAAGAGGCGCTAAAAAAGAGGCTAGAAGCTAGCAAAAACGAGCATGAAAGCAAGGGCGAGCATGATGAGGCCGACAAAAAACTCTAA
- the glnA gene encoding type I glutamate--ammonia ligase codes for MGKFVQNIDHFFDFCKENEVKFVDFRFTDLNGAWHSISYNIKAVTKENFTNGIPMDASSMNGWQPIDKSDMIMKPEATSAFLDPFTSDITVVVFCDIYDIYKGQIYEKCPRSIAKRAMQYVKDSGLGDEAYFGPENEFFVFDNVKIIDSPNCAMYQVDSEEGEWNDAADFKDSYNTGHRPRRKGGYLMTQPIDSMVDLRAEMMQVLEQVGLEVFLGHHEVAQGQGEIGVKFGNLVEAADNVQIYKYVVRMVAHLNGKTVTFMPKPLYGDNGSGMHVHQSVWKDGKNLFYKEGNYANLSDFARHYIGGVLKHARSVAAFTNPSTNSYKRLIPGFEAPSILTYSSQNRSASIRIPYGAGEKSVRAEMRFPDSTANPYLAFSAMLMAGLDGVKHKYEPVGPMDENLFKLHLDEIRERGIEQLPHTLRGSLEALIRDNEYLKPIMSDLFIDTYQHMKFETQVWPYEARPTAYEFKTCFSC; via the coding sequence ATGGGAAAATTTGTCCAAAACATCGATCATTTTTTTGATTTTTGCAAAGAAAATGAAGTTAAATTTGTAGATTTTAGATTTACCGATCTAAACGGCGCTTGGCACAGCATAAGCTACAACATAAAAGCTGTTACAAAAGAGAATTTCACAAACGGCATCCCAATGGACGCTAGCTCGATGAACGGCTGGCAGCCTATCGACAAGAGCGATATGATAATGAAGCCAGAAGCGACATCGGCGTTTTTGGACCCATTTACCTCTGATATCACAGTCGTTGTTTTTTGCGATATCTACGACATTTACAAAGGTCAAATTTATGAAAAATGCCCTCGCTCGATCGCAAAAAGAGCGATGCAATATGTAAAAGATAGCGGACTTGGCGACGAGGCATATTTTGGCCCTGAGAATGAATTTTTTGTATTTGACAACGTCAAAATCATCGATAGCCCAAACTGCGCGATGTATCAAGTAGATAGTGAAGAAGGCGAGTGGAACGACGCTGCAGACTTCAAAGATAGCTACAACACAGGTCACCGCCCACGCAGAAAGGGCGGCTACTTGATGACTCAGCCAATCGACAGCATGGTCGATCTAAGGGCTGAAATGATGCAAGTTTTAGAGCAAGTTGGTCTTGAAGTATTTTTAGGACACCACGAGGTCGCACAAGGTCAAGGCGAGATCGGCGTGAAATTTGGCAACTTAGTCGAGGCTGCTGACAACGTTCAAATTTACAAATACGTCGTTCGCATGGTCGCTCACCTAAACGGCAAAACAGTTACATTTATGCCAAAACCGCTTTATGGCGACAACGGCAGCGGTATGCACGTGCACCAATCAGTCTGGAAAGATGGTAAAAATTTATTTTATAAAGAGGGCAACTACGCAAATTTAAGTGACTTTGCAAGGCACTACATCGGCGGCGTTTTAAAACACGCAAGAAGCGTTGCAGCTTTCACAAACCCGAGTACAAACAGCTACAAACGTCTAATCCCGGGCTTTGAAGCGCCATCTATCCTCACCTACTCTAGCCAAAACCGCTCGGCTAGCATCCGCATACCTTACGGCGCTGGCGAGAAGTCAGTTAGGGCTGAGATGAGATTCCCTGATAGCACGGCAAACCCTTACCTAGCCTTCTCAGCGATGCTAATGGCAGGCCTTGACGGCGTTAAACACAAATACGAGCCAGTTGGTCCGATGGATGAAAATTTATTTAAACTTCACCTCGATGAGATCAGAGAACGCGGCATAGAGCAGCTCCCACACACACTTCGTGGTAGCCTTGAAGCGCTTATCCGCGATAACGAATACCTAAAACCGATAATGAGCGATCTTTTCATCGACACTTATCAGCACATGAAATTTGAAACTCAGGTTTGGCCTTACGAAGCACGTCCAACCGCTTATGAGTTTAAGACTTGCTTCTCTTGCTAA